The Triticum urartu cultivar G1812 chromosome 5, Tu2.1, whole genome shotgun sequence genome contains the following window.
gtTGTACAAATCAAACAACAAACATGCAGAAAATTCATAAACTCCAGATACTCTGatgcgaaagcctttttcggtaaaacggggcgaaagcctttttcggtaaatATACCCATGACCTTATAATCCTACTAGGAGTATTTTTTCTAATTTCTGTAGCAGATAAAAAAGGCCCTTAGTAGATTTTGCACATTGATCCCAAATTCCCAATGCCTCCGAGGTTCaacaaaaaaaaatcctatgttGTCAGCTAAGGATGAAGACAAAGCAAAATCGAACGGGACTGGATGCTACCATATATATTTTTTTTGTGAAAGAGGAAACAAATACAAAATCCCCGGAATATGGAAGCAGATACTATCAAAAACAAAACAGAGCAAACATGACAACGAAAACGGGTGTTGAACGAAAGTTAAAAACCCCTTGAACCAtgaagaaaataaaagaaaaccaACAGACTTAATCAATTGTTAACATGGCTATAAAAATAATGTAATTAGGTTAGCGACTTAACATAATATTGTGGTAGTAGAGGACAACTGCATATAGTCGTTAAATTGGTGCGTGCTAGTAGAAGTTTGCCTCACATGGGTCATTCTGATCACTCTATCATTATGTGTTATTTGATGGTTGAGCTACCAAACAGCCATAGACCTACAGTAAAAAAGGAAATTCCATATTCACGAAAGTGAAAAGTTCAGTTTTCGTGTGAGTTCCACCGAAAAACGCGGCTCCGTTTTGTTTCCGTTTCCGTGAAAAAGAATTCCGCTTCTATTTTTCCGTTTCCATATTACCTCTTCGTTTTCTCTTTTTCTCTGAAAAAGCAGAACGTTTCCGCTCCGTTTTCATCTCTACTGTCAGACTTTTCGTTTCGTTTTCCATTTCCGAAAAACACGGTTCCGTTTCTATGTAAAAGAAAATCTGTTTCTATTTCTGTTTTCCAATTTCCTCCCTGATTCTCTTTTTCCTCCGAAAAAGCAAAAAGTTTTTGCTTCATTTTCATCCTTGTTTTCAACCCTCTACCAAACCCAACAGGATCCATATGCAGGTCCATATCCCCCTCTCGGTCCACAGTGAAGATCTCTCATGGTATGTGCATGCATGCGCACCCTTCTTCGCTGCATTGCCTGCCTATACTTCCAATAATTTATTGTACCACATCTCCATCGATGGCGACCTTGCTCTGAGGCCATGGCCTACTCACACAAGGCTTCATCTTTCATTTTCCCCTAAAATAATCCTTCGTTCCCAGCTCATCTCAGCCTCTCCTCCTATAAAACCCTCGCCCCCCGACCCTTCGAAGGAAAACTTGTCCAAGCCCAACCTCGCCGTTTCAGTCGGTTCCCATCCCCCCTCGCGTGAGTTTCTTCTTCCTCCAAGTCCAGGCCGGGTGGGAGAGAGGCGGGGCGACCGACGATGAAGGAGTACTGGACGATGCTGGCGTCCCTCATGGGCGCGCTGGCGTTCCTGCAAGGGGTGCTGCACGCCGTGTTCCCGGCGGAGCTGCGGGCGGCGCTGGCGCGGCTGCTCGGGCGCCTCACCCGCGCCTTCTCGCCCTACTGCTACTTCGACGTCACGGAGACGGACGGGATGAGCAACAACGAGATCTACGACGCCGTGCAGCTCTACCTCAGCAGCACGGCCGCGCCGGCGTCGGGGGCCCGGCTCAGCCTCACGCGCCCGCACAACGCCACCTCCTTCACCTTCGGGCTCGCCGCCAGCGACCGCGTCGTCGACGCCTTCCGCGGCGCGGCCGTCACGTGGGAGCACGTGGTGGCGCCGCGCCAGTCCCCCGGCTTCTCCTGGCGCCCGCTCCCCGAGGAGAAGCGCCGGTTCACGCTCCGGATCCGCCGCGGCGACCGGGAGAAGCTGCTGCCGGCCTACCTCGACCACATCCTCGCCACGGCGCAGGAGATCCGCCGCCGGAGCCAGGACCGGCTGCTCTACACCAACGCGCGCGGCGGGGCCATGGACTCGCGCGGCCTCCCCTGGGACCCCGTCCCCTTCAAGCACCCCAGCACGTTCGACACCCTCGCCATGGACCCCGACCGCAAGGCGTCCATCATGGCCGACCTCCGCGACTTCGCCGCCGGCAGCTCGTTCTACGAGCGCACGGGCCGCGCCTGGAAGCGCGGGTACCTCCTGTACGGCCCGCCGGGGACCGGCAAGTCCAGCATGATCGCGGCCATGGCCAACTTCCTCGGGTACGACGTGTACGACCTCGAGCTCACCGAGGTGAGCAGCAACGCCGAGCTGCGGAAGCTGCTG
Protein-coding sequences here:
- the LOC125509383 gene encoding AAA-ATPase At5g57480-like codes for the protein MKEYWTMLASLMGALAFLQGVLHAVFPAELRAALARLLGRLTRAFSPYCYFDVTETDGMSNNEIYDAVQLYLSSTAAPASGARLSLTRPHNATSFTFGLAASDRVVDAFRGAAVTWEHVVAPRQSPGFSWRPLPEEKRRFTLRIRRGDREKLLPAYLDHILATAQEIRRRSQDRLLYTNARGGAMDSRGLPWDPVPFKHPSTFDTLAMDPDRKASIMADLRDFAAGSSFYERTGRAWKRGYLLYGPPGTGKSSMIAAMANFLGYDVYDLELTEVSSNAELRKLLMKTTSKSIIVIEDIDCSVDLTNRAALPPAPKPRSTLDGAIDQEAGAASGRSITLSGLLNFTDGLWSCCGSERIFVFTTNHIEKLDPALLRSGRMDMHVFMSYCTFPALKILLKNYLCLESGADDGAEVMRGLEEWIEAAEITPADVSEVLIKNRRNGKERAMEELLEALKARAEKRCLDGGKSAAAAAAKDNDEEEEEEKRALESPKEGKGPAGKDSCDDGQDEETDAKKQL